The Desulfomicrobium orale DSM 12838 genome includes a window with the following:
- a CDS encoding carboxyl transferase domain-containing protein, with product MDMEKRTQELRDRLKYIQDIFAPDENSNVSMLETRFGEFVSRVPELNKQEAVRQLETLEELFRFLEKKLERDLTPMNKVRIVRHPQRICLKDILENVYDNYTEIGGQDDYSIDPAMLIARAYITRKRGKKLHHQAVMVIGQEKGHGQEFRNGGSVKPWGNAKALHYMKVAETENIPIHTYIFTPGSYPIEDYPGAAQQIAKNLYEMAGIKVPIVAVISEGGSGGAEAIGLADTRMMLSHGYYSVISPEGAAAIEGRLRDGQRAEPELIERCARQLKITADDNRAMGYVDWRISEPELGARPEHYDFFRKLRKAVIRSTDEIVLNVSGLRLFRSIALKRHKGADVYVRWSLNSRAKERLLWMRYTKYRRMAQFAYTDKRHWFSRGSESLGEMWTALYSYFRYDLFGKQRKKVTELAEDVQAEMQVVVGRSSRFWKSLVGRLSLGSNKRHVDKEGLTSLSAWNDSAQSNGQWRYVSPQAKKDRAVACPNAAVHGCLDQWAPDLFGEWAGVCSFCGHHFPMEHQWYLHNIFDPGSIYEIFSEIESINPLSFDGFDLKLDEAKRKTGHKCGCMTFEARIEGTSVMVAMFMAAFRGGSVGAAEGEKFIRAMERARKKQLPFLSYVHGTAGIRIQEGVNGVIQMPRCTMAVRRYIEAGGLYLVLYDTNSYAGPVASFLGCSPYQFAVRSANIGFAGPGVIKETTGMDIPPHYHNAFQALSRGHVQGIWDRREIRNNLVQSLQTMGGRNLYYR from the coding sequence ATGGATATGGAAAAACGCACGCAGGAACTTCGGGACCGCCTGAAATACATTCAGGATATTTTTGCCCCGGACGAGAACAGCAACGTGAGCATGCTCGAAACCAGATTCGGGGAGTTCGTCTCCCGCGTGCCGGAACTGAACAAGCAGGAAGCCGTCCGGCAGCTGGAGACCCTGGAAGAACTGTTCCGGTTTCTGGAAAAGAAGCTGGAGCGGGACCTGACGCCCATGAACAAGGTGCGCATTGTCCGCCATCCGCAGCGCATCTGCCTGAAGGACATTCTGGAAAACGTCTACGACAACTACACCGAGATCGGCGGCCAGGACGACTACAGCATCGATCCCGCCATGCTTATCGCCCGGGCCTACATCACCCGCAAGCGTGGCAAGAAGCTGCATCATCAGGCGGTCATGGTCATCGGCCAGGAAAAGGGGCACGGGCAGGAATTCAGGAACGGCGGCTCGGTCAAGCCCTGGGGCAACGCCAAGGCCCTGCACTACATGAAGGTCGCGGAGACGGAGAACATCCCCATCCACACCTATATTTTCACTCCCGGCTCCTACCCTATCGAGGATTATCCCGGGGCGGCCCAGCAGATCGCCAAGAATCTCTATGAAATGGCGGGCATCAAGGTGCCCATCGTAGCCGTCATTTCCGAGGGCGGTTCCGGCGGCGCCGAGGCCATCGGGCTGGCCGACACGCGCATGATGCTCTCCCACGGATACTATTCGGTCATTTCCCCCGAGGGCGCGGCGGCCATCGAGGGCCGTCTGCGCGACGGGCAGCGCGCCGAGCCGGAGCTGATCGAGCGCTGTGCCAGACAGCTCAAGATCACGGCTGACGACAACCGGGCCATGGGCTATGTGGACTGGCGAATCAGCGAGCCCGAACTGGGGGCCCGGCCCGAACACTACGATTTTTTCCGTAAACTGCGTAAAGCCGTGATCCGGTCCACGGACGAAATCGTGCTGAACGTCAGCGGCCTGCGGCTTTTTCGCTCCATCGCCCTGAAACGCCACAAGGGGGCGGACGTGTATGTGCGCTGGAGCCTTAATTCCAGGGCAAAGGAACGTCTTTTGTGGATGCGCTACACGAAGTACCGGCGCATGGCCCAGTTCGCCTACACGGATAAGCGGCACTGGTTCAGCCGGGGCAGCGAGTCTCTGGGAGAGATGTGGACGGCCCTGTATTCGTATTTTCGTTACGATCTGTTCGGCAAGCAGCGCAAGAAAGTCACGGAGCTGGCCGAAGACGTGCAGGCGGAAATGCAGGTGGTTGTGGGGCGTTCTTCCCGCTTCTGGAAAAGCCTTGTGGGCAGATTGTCGCTTGGCTCGAACAAGAGGCACGTGGACAAGGAGGGGCTGACTTCTCTTTCGGCCTGGAACGACTCCGCCCAGAGTAACGGGCAGTGGCGCTATGTCAGCCCCCAGGCCAAAAAGGACCGCGCCGTGGCCTGCCCCAACGCGGCGGTACACGGCTGCCTGGACCAGTGGGCCCCGGATCTTTTCGGGGAATGGGCCGGGGTATGCAGTTTCTGTGGTCATCATTTTCCCATGGAGCATCAGTGGTATCTGCACAATATATTCGATCCCGGCTCCATTTACGAGATCTTCTCCGAAATCGAATCCATCAATCCGCTGAGTTTCGACGGTTTCGATCTGAAACTGGACGAGGCCAAGCGCAAGACCGGTCACAAATGCGGATGCATGACCTTCGAGGCCCGCATCGAAGGCACTTCCGTCATGGTGGCCATGTTCATGGCGGCCTTTCGCGGCGGCAGCGTGGGCGCGGCCGAGGGGGAGAAATTCATCCGGGCCATGGAACGGGCGCGCAAGAAGCAGCTGCCTTTCCTTTCGTATGTGCACGGCACGGCGGGCATCCGCATTCAGGAAGGCGTCAACGGGGTCATCCAGATGCCGCGCTGCACCATGGCCGTACGCCGCTACATCGAGGCGGGCGGTCTTTATCTGGTGCTGTACGATACCAACTCCTACGCAGGCCCGGTGGCCAGCTTCCTGGGTTGCTCGCCGTATCAGTTCGCGGTGCGGTCGGCCAATATCGGGTTCGCCGGACCGGGAGTCATCAAGGAAACTACGGGCATGGACATTCCTCCCCACTACCACAACGCTTTCCAGGCCCTGTCGCGCGGACATGTTCAGGGCATCTGGGACCGCAGGGAAATCCGGAACAATCTGGTGCAGTCGCTGCAAACCATGGGCGGCCGCAATCTGTATTACCGCTAG
- a CDS encoding single-stranded DNA-binding protein, with product MAGSLNKVLLIGRLGRDPEMRYTASGQPVANFSIATDETYTSKDGQKVEKTEWHRIVVWGKQAEFCGNYLSKGRLVYIEGKLETRKWQDKEGMERTTTEIRADRVLGLDSRQSEGGFAPAPQYQRNQSGQNADMGYEDMGSPFPSEASGMDDAPF from the coding sequence ATGGCGGGAAGTCTGAACAAGGTGCTGTTGATCGGCCGGCTGGGCCGCGATCCGGAGATGCGCTACACCGCTTCCGGGCAGCCCGTGGCCAATTTTTCCATAGCCACGGATGAGACATACACCAGCAAGGACGGCCAGAAGGTGGAAAAAACCGAATGGCACCGGATTGTGGTCTGGGGCAAGCAGGCGGAGTTCTGTGGAAATTATCTGTCCAAAGGGCGTCTGGTATATATCGAAGGCAAGCTGGAGACCCGCAAGTGGCAGGACAAGGAAGGCATGGAGCGTACCACCACTGAAATCCGGGCGGACCGGGTGCTGGGGCTGGATTCCCGCCAGTCCGAAGGCGGCTTCGCTCCCGCGCCTCAGTACCAGAGAAACCAGTCCGGCCAGAACGCCGACATGGGCTATGAGGATATGGGCTCGCCGTTTCCATCCGAAGCCAGCGGCATGGACGACGCGCCGTTCTGA
- a CDS encoding biotin attachment protein produces MIDVKELLRELREEPYEKVVIRAPHCGRVEFVASEPGARVTGPGGTWKEKPGTLLARLEREKSIRPLHAPQKGELMSLAEVQNGQFVQAGQELMTIRHFLTRDEVVARILRRSLSLFLAPEKGKYYFYPDVDIKIKTKGSQTVQVEDGMDLFILSRMKRETAVRYTGPAGIIYAVYFETNDSVDRDSPLIGVCPEDHLSEIQEVVARVQSDWEERDG; encoded by the coding sequence GTGATCGACGTGAAAGAGCTGCTGCGGGAATTGCGGGAGGAACCCTACGAGAAGGTGGTCATCCGCGCCCCGCACTGCGGCAGGGTGGAGTTCGTGGCCAGCGAGCCCGGCGCCAGAGTGACCGGCCCCGGCGGCACCTGGAAGGAAAAGCCGGGTACGCTTCTGGCCCGGCTGGAGCGGGAAAAGAGTATCCGGCCGCTGCACGCGCCGCAGAAAGGAGAGCTCATGTCCTTGGCGGAAGTGCAGAACGGGCAGTTCGTGCAGGCCGGACAGGAACTCATGACCATCCGCCATTTTCTGACCAGGGACGAGGTGGTGGCCCGCATCCTGCGGCGTTCCCTTTCCCTCTTCCTTGCCCCGGAAAAGGGAAAATATTATTTTTATCCGGACGTGGACATCAAGATAAAGACCAAGGGCAGCCAGACCGTGCAGGTGGAGGACGGAATGGATCTGTTCATCCTGTCCCGGATGAAGCGGGAAACGGCGGTCCGGTACACGGGCCCGGCGGGCATCATCTATGCGGTTTATTTTGAAACCAACGATTCCGTTGACCGGGACAGTCCGCTCATCGGCGTATGTCCCGAAGACCATCTGAGTGAAATTCAGGAAGTCGTCGCCCGCGTGCAGAGCGACTGGGAGGAGCGCGATGGGTAA
- the pbpC gene encoding penicillin-binding protein 1C — MTQKAVARARRVVTALSLFLVLALVSAFILDRLFPFPVDRLEPAPSTRVLDRNGKSLRYFLAPDGMWRFPVTLDEVSPDLVTALIHSEDRHFRHHPGVNPLAVIRAMWSNLRHGRVVSGASTIPMQVARMADPHPRTFGTKLVEALRALQLSAHYSKEQILTWYVNLAPFGGNVVGVGAASWQYFGKKPDALSLGEIALLSVLPRSPSRYNPLKNPEAALKVRNQVLKRFARDGVFSEARIAESQSRPLLASRAAVPQAAPHFCRWLRSRLPEQAVLRSSLDKRMQGIVESAIASRLEELRRAAIGSVAVVVLHTRTREILAYAGSPDFWDTARQGQVDNALSRRSPGSTLKPFLYALAFDQGHLTPGSMLLDVPTDFGGYMPENYGQDFQGLISARMALATSLNVPAARLLARCGLAPFHDLLRRGGLTTLDRPAAHYGLSLALGGCEVRLLELVNLYATLGAGGEYRPVRPLAGGDRHGGTQIISPEASAMVLDILAATRRPEMSDSWEFTVGAPAVAWKTGTSFGHRDAWAAGLSQELAIGVWAGNPDGSQCKNISGTLHAGPLLFDLFRMLSPGTTSLPRFAAPALRRIPVCALSGHRPGPACPTTLTQAIAGVTSLPVCTLHKRIFVDPETGLRLHGDCLLSRTAREETALIWPAELVAYRMAQGAPLPGLPKVHPDCPDVPEEKGPLIQSPSARTPYLIRPDAPPEFQRLALVAAPGTGAAVHYWYVDGRYVGHASPETPCFVTLEPGRHSASVTDDLGRGSQIHFVVRELADPQRGTALRDAARPR; from the coding sequence ATGACCCAAAAAGCCGTGGCCCGCGCTCGCCGCGTGGTCACGGCCCTGAGCCTGTTTCTGGTGCTGGCGCTCGTGAGCGCCTTTATCCTGGACAGGCTTTTTCCTTTTCCCGTGGACAGGCTCGAACCCGCGCCGTCCACCCGCGTGCTGGACAGAAACGGCAAGTCTCTGCGCTATTTTCTGGCTCCGGACGGCATGTGGCGCTTTCCCGTGACCCTGGACGAGGTCTCCCCGGATCTGGTCACGGCCCTGATCCACTCCGAAGACCGGCATTTCCGCCATCATCCGGGCGTCAACCCGCTGGCCGTGATCCGCGCCATGTGGAGCAACCTCCGGCACGGACGCGTGGTCAGCGGCGCGTCCACCATTCCCATGCAGGTGGCCCGCATGGCCGACCCGCACCCGCGCACCTTCGGCACCAAGCTGGTGGAAGCCCTGCGCGCCCTGCAACTGAGCGCCCATTACTCCAAGGAACAGATTCTGACCTGGTACGTGAACCTCGCGCCCTTCGGCGGCAACGTGGTGGGGGTGGGGGCCGCTTCGTGGCAGTATTTCGGCAAAAAGCCGGACGCCCTGTCCCTCGGAGAAATAGCTCTTCTTTCAGTGCTGCCGCGCTCGCCCTCGCGCTACAATCCGCTGAAAAATCCCGAGGCGGCCTTGAAGGTGCGCAACCAGGTACTGAAGCGCTTCGCACGAGACGGTGTGTTCAGCGAGGCGCGCATTGCCGAAAGCCAAAGCCGCCCGCTGCTGGCCTCGCGGGCCGCCGTGCCCCAGGCCGCGCCGCATTTCTGCCGCTGGCTGCGTTCCCGTCTGCCGGAACAGGCAGTGCTGCGGAGCAGTCTGGACAAACGGATGCAGGGCATTGTGGAGTCCGCCATTGCAAGTCGCCTGGAGGAGCTGCGCCGCGCGGCCATCGGGTCCGTAGCAGTGGTGGTGCTCCATACCCGCACCCGGGAAATTCTGGCCTATGCGGGTTCGCCCGATTTCTGGGACACGGCCCGCCAGGGGCAGGTGGACAACGCCTTGTCCAGACGCTCTCCTGGCTCCACCCTGAAACCCTTTCTGTACGCCCTGGCCTTCGATCAGGGACACCTTACCCCCGGCTCCATGCTGCTGGACGTGCCCACGGATTTCGGCGGTTACATGCCGGAAAACTACGGTCAGGACTTTCAGGGTCTGATCAGCGCGCGCATGGCCCTGGCCACCTCCCTGAACGTGCCGGCCGCACGCCTTCTGGCCCGGTGCGGACTGGCTCCCTTTCACGACCTGTTGCGGCGGGGCGGCCTGACCACTCTGGACCGGCCTGCCGCCCATTACGGTCTGTCTCTGGCTCTGGGCGGATGCGAAGTGCGTCTGCTGGAACTGGTCAATCTTTACGCCACTCTGGGGGCGGGCGGCGAGTACCGTCCCGTCAGACCGCTGGCAGGAGGGGACCGCCACGGCGGAACGCAGATCATTTCTCCGGAAGCCTCGGCCATGGTGCTCGACATCCTGGCCGCCACCAGACGCCCGGAAATGTCCGATTCCTGGGAATTCACCGTCGGCGCGCCCGCCGTGGCCTGGAAAACCGGCACCTCCTTCGGCCACCGCGATGCCTGGGCCGCGGGCCTGAGCCAGGAACTGGCCATCGGCGTCTGGGCGGGCAACCCCGACGGCTCCCAGTGCAAGAACATTTCCGGGACCCTCCATGCGGGGCCTCTGCTTTTCGATCTGTTCCGGATGCTTTCTCCCGGCACGACCAGCCTGCCCCGGTTCGCCGCCCCGGCCCTGCGCCGGATTCCGGTCTGCGCGTTAAGCGGACACCGGCCCGGCCCGGCCTGCCCCACAACCCTGACCCAGGCCATTGCCGGGGTCACCAGCCTCCCGGTCTGCACCCTGCACAAACGCATCTTCGTGGACCCGGAGACCGGCCTGCGCCTGCACGGCGACTGTCTGCTGAGCCGGACCGCACGGGAGGAAACGGCGCTCATCTGGCCCGCCGAACTGGTCGCCTACCGCATGGCCCAAGGCGCGCCTCTGCCCGGCCTGCCCAAAGTCCATCCCGATTGCCCGGACGTGCCGGAGGAAAAAGGCCCGCTCATCCAGTCCCCGTCGGCCCGCACTCCGTACCTGATCCGGCCCGACGCCCCGCCCGAATTCCAGCGGCTGGCCCTGGTCGCGGCTCCCGGCACCGGAGCGGCCGTGCATTACTGGTATGTGGACGGCCGCTACGTGGGGCACGCCTCGCCGGAAACACCCTGCTTCGTCACCCTGGAGCCAGGCCGCCACAGCGCATCCGTAACCGACGATCTGGGCCGCGGCAGCCAGATTCACTTCGTGGTCCGCGAACTGGCAGATCCCCAGAGAGGGACGGCTCTGCGCGATGCCGCGAGACCCCGGTGA